In a single window of the Flavobacterium sp. W4I14 genome:
- a CDS encoding multiple sugar transport system substrate-binding protein (product_source=KO:K02027; cog=COG2182; ko=KO:K02027; pfam=PF01547; superfamily=53850), whose protein sequence is MEKTINLKGITWNHSRGLLPMVATAQRFSELYPNVNITWEKRSLQQFADFSIQELAERFDLLVIDHPWAGFAAKTKSIVPLDLYLSKEYLKDQEENSVGQSYESYFYNEHLWALPIDAATPVAASRPDLLAQKDLQLPKSFEDLLALADKGLVAFAGIPIDVLMNFYTICCSLGEDPCQGNEEVVSKEIGTRALQMYRELASKIDQANFNRNPIQVYEAMTLTDKIAYCPFAYGYSNYSRNGYARKTLHFHDMISLDSKTNLRSTLGGTGLAISAKCEALEVAAKYVEFVGSPACQSTLFFESGGQPGHLAAWKNEEVNRQSQHYFLNTLPALQRAFLRPRYHGSMYFQDHAGDVVRDYLINGGDEIQVLSAMNKLYQQSKSLVLS, encoded by the coding sequence GTGGAGAAGACGATTAATTTAAAAGGAATAACCTGGAACCATAGCCGCGGGCTTTTGCCAATGGTGGCTACGGCACAGCGATTTTCTGAATTGTACCCAAATGTAAACATCACCTGGGAGAAAAGAAGTTTGCAGCAATTTGCCGATTTTTCAATCCAGGAACTGGCAGAACGGTTTGATCTGTTGGTAATCGATCATCCCTGGGCAGGTTTTGCCGCAAAAACAAAATCAATAGTGCCCTTGGATCTTTATCTTTCTAAAGAATATTTGAAAGATCAGGAAGAAAATTCTGTTGGCCAATCATACGAGAGTTATTTTTATAATGAACACTTATGGGCTTTACCGATAGATGCGGCAACTCCTGTAGCAGCTTCAAGACCAGATTTATTAGCTCAAAAGGATTTGCAATTGCCTAAATCTTTTGAAGATCTATTGGCACTTGCCGATAAAGGTTTAGTTGCCTTTGCAGGTATCCCCATTGATGTTTTAATGAATTTTTACACCATTTGCTGCTCTTTGGGTGAAGATCCTTGTCAAGGAAACGAAGAGGTAGTCTCTAAGGAAATTGGTACCAGGGCTTTGCAAATGTATCGGGAACTGGCCTCTAAAATAGATCAAGCAAACTTCAATAGAAACCCTATCCAGGTTTATGAGGCGATGACTTTAACTGATAAAATTGCGTATTGTCCGTTTGCTTATGGCTACTCGAACTATTCGCGTAACGGTTATGCCCGCAAAACCCTGCATTTTCACGATATGATTTCTTTAGATAGCAAAACCAATCTGAGAAGCACATTGGGTGGAACAGGTTTAGCCATTTCTGCTAAATGCGAGGCATTGGAGGTCGCTGCCAAATATGTGGAATTTGTGGGTTCACCGGCTTGTCAGTCTACTTTGTTTTTTGAGAGTGGTGGCCAACCTGGGCATTTGGCCGCATGGAAAAATGAAGAAGTCAACCGTCAAAGCCAGCATTATTTTCTGAATACTTTGCCGGCCTTGCAAAGAGCTTTTCTCCGTCCACGTTACCATGGTTCGATGTATTTTCAAGATCATGCAGGCGATGTGGTGCGCGATTATTTAATAAATGGAGGCGATGAAATCCAGGTTTTATCAGCTATGAACAAATTATATCAGCAATCTAAAAGTTTAGTGTTATCATGA
- a CDS encoding beta-galactosidase (product_source=KO:K01190; cath_funfam=2.60.120.260,2.60.40.10,3.20.20.80; cog=COG3250; ko=KO:K01190; pfam=PF00703,PF02836,PF02837,PF16355,PF18565; superfamily=49303,49373,49785,51445) has protein sequence MRRLPNFKVVIFLTFGLWASRHCEALPVPTFRECNPNAKEQPTHSSKIASCLAMTTNRDKITPEPRIRTSFNKDWKFFLGDEANAKSPAYNDLKWRKLTLPHDWSIEGKFDEKNPAKPEGGGLPTGIGWYRKEFTAPSNFKDRIITIEFDGVYKNSEVWINGQYLGKRPYGYSSFSYEISKFLKAGKNIISVKVDNSAQPDSRWYSGSGIYRNVWLTSAAKVSIKRNGTFVKTFLISGDKGQSNESRKLKPGESIASVNAEIEVENKFSTKGAYKVLTTILDDKNIRLQKKEWPLNTRENSTTMAISGLGIANPKLWSVDHPTMYKLVVEIAQADGKIIDQYTTPFGVREFNFDAAKGFSLNGKPMKILGVCLHHDLGALGAAVNVRAMERQLEIMKAMGVNAIRTAHNPPAPEFLDLCDKMGFLVMDEAFDMWVKKKTKNDYHLDFPVWHKRDLEDMIKRDRNHPSIILWSIGNEIREQFDSTGIALTKELVGIVKNLDKTRPVISALTETKAEKNFIYQANALDVYGLNYNHKLYKDFPKNYPGVKFLATETTSALETRGFYDTADTIRRWPKDGKTKFTEGNNEWSASAYDNVSAYWGSTHEETWAAAKKYDHVSGLFVWTGFDYLGEPLPYPWPARSSYFGIVDLAGFPKDSYYMYQSEWTNKPVLHFLPHWNWKQGKLVEVWTYYNNADEVELYLNGKSLGKKSKQGDDLHVLWNVPFEPGTLKAVSRKSGKVVLIREVKTAGDPAKIELIADRKNIKADGKDLSFVTVRVLDAAGNVVPNADNLVDFQLEGVGFIAGVDNGFQASLEPFKANYRKAFHGLCLAILQSTEKTGTIKLTASSAGLTSSSIIIKTGK, from the coding sequence ATGAGGAGGCTACCTAATTTTAAAGTTGTAATTTTTCTGACATTCGGTTTGTGGGCGTCCCGTCATTGCGAGGCTCTGCCTGTCCCGACTTTTCGGGAATGCAATCCTAATGCGAAAGAACAGCCAACCCATAGTAGTAAGATTGCTTCGTGCCTTGCAATGACGACCAATCGAGATAAGATTACGCCAGAACCCCGCATCAGAACCAGCTTTAACAAAGATTGGAAATTCTTTTTAGGAGACGAAGCAAATGCAAAATCTCCAGCATATAACGATCTTAAATGGAGAAAACTCACTCTACCGCACGATTGGAGTATTGAAGGGAAATTCGATGAGAAAAATCCTGCTAAACCTGAAGGTGGTGGTTTACCTACAGGCATTGGCTGGTACAGAAAAGAATTTACAGCCCCGTCCAATTTTAAGGATAGAATAATCACCATCGAATTCGATGGCGTGTATAAAAATAGTGAGGTTTGGATCAACGGTCAGTATCTGGGCAAAAGGCCTTACGGTTACAGCTCTTTTTCTTATGAGATCAGCAAATTCTTAAAAGCCGGGAAAAATATCATTTCGGTTAAGGTTGATAATTCAGCACAGCCTGATTCGCGCTGGTATTCTGGTTCAGGGATTTACAGAAATGTATGGCTTACATCTGCAGCAAAAGTTTCAATCAAACGCAATGGCACTTTTGTAAAAACCTTCCTAATCAGCGGTGATAAAGGTCAAAGCAACGAAAGCAGAAAATTAAAACCTGGTGAAAGTATCGCTTCAGTAAATGCGGAAATCGAGGTTGAAAATAAATTCAGCACAAAAGGTGCTTATAAAGTTCTAACGACCATTTTGGATGATAAAAATATCCGATTGCAAAAAAAGGAATGGCCGCTCAATACCCGCGAAAATTCTACAACAATGGCCATTAGTGGTCTTGGAATAGCTAACCCTAAACTGTGGTCAGTTGATCATCCGACCATGTACAAGTTGGTGGTAGAAATTGCACAAGCTGATGGAAAGATTATTGATCAGTATACAACACCTTTTGGGGTTCGTGAATTCAATTTCGATGCAGCTAAAGGCTTTTCATTAAACGGAAAACCAATGAAAATTTTAGGCGTTTGTTTGCATCACGATTTAGGTGCCCTGGGTGCTGCCGTGAATGTAAGGGCGATGGAACGTCAGCTCGAAATTATGAAAGCAATGGGCGTGAACGCCATCCGTACAGCCCATAACCCACCTGCTCCTGAGTTTTTAGATCTATGTGATAAAATGGGCTTCCTGGTTATGGATGAGGCTTTCGATATGTGGGTGAAAAAGAAAACCAAAAACGATTACCACCTCGATTTTCCAGTCTGGCACAAAAGAGATTTGGAAGATATGATTAAACGCGATCGTAACCACCCATCCATTATCCTTTGGAGCATTGGCAACGAAATCCGCGAGCAGTTTGACAGTACAGGCATTGCTCTTACCAAAGAATTGGTTGGCATCGTTAAAAACTTAGATAAAACCCGGCCTGTAATCTCTGCTTTAACAGAAACAAAAGCTGAAAAGAATTTTATCTACCAAGCCAATGCATTAGATGTTTATGGATTAAACTACAACCACAAACTGTATAAAGATTTCCCTAAAAATTATCCTGGCGTTAAGTTTTTGGCTACAGAAACCACTTCCGCTTTAGAAACCAGGGGATTTTACGACACTGCCGATACTATCCGCCGTTGGCCAAAAGATGGAAAAACGAAATTTACAGAGGGAAATAACGAGTGGTCGGCATCGGCTTACGATAATGTTTCAGCTTATTGGGGTTCTACACACGAAGAAACCTGGGCAGCAGCAAAAAAATATGATCATGTTTCGGGCTTATTTGTTTGGACGGGTTTCGATTACCTGGGTGAGCCTTTACCTTATCCGTGGCCAGCAAGAAGCTCCTATTTTGGAATTGTTGATTTAGCAGGTTTTCCCAAAGATTCCTATTACATGTACCAGAGCGAGTGGACAAATAAACCTGTGTTGCACTTTCTGCCTCATTGGAACTGGAAACAAGGAAAATTGGTTGAAGTTTGGACATATTACAACAATGCCGATGAGGTAGAGTTGTACCTGAACGGAAAATCATTAGGAAAAAAATCAAAGCAGGGTGATGATTTACATGTGCTTTGGAATGTGCCTTTTGAACCCGGAACTTTAAAAGCAGTATCCCGTAAAAGTGGCAAAGTCGTTTTAATACGTGAAGTGAAAACCGCAGGAGATCCTGCAAAGATTGAATTAATCGCAGATAGAAAAAATATCAAAGCTGATGGTAAGGATTTATCGTTTGTAACCGTTCGCGTTTTAGACGCTGCCGGCAACGTAGTCCCAAATGCAGATAATCTGGTTGATTTTCAGCTCGAAGGTGTCGGCTTTATTGCAGGTGTTGATAATGGATTTCAGGCAAGTTTAGAGCCATTTAAAGCCAATTATCGCAAAGCTTTCCATGGTTTATGTTTGGCCATTTTGCAATCAACAGAAAAAACCGGAACCATAAAATTAACAGCTTCATCAGCTGGTTTAACATCATCATCGATAATTATAAAAACAGGTAAATAG